The window atattttgacattgaaTGGCAGTTATTTctgttgttactgttgttgttattctaTGCTGGTCTTGTCTAATTTTACTGTCCTGCTCTTGTCCATTTATTATATCCAGTTTGCTGTCTTCTGTCTCCCTGATTGCATATAAACGCAGCATTAGAAGAGCTGGTGGAAGGATTTTTGAATAGTCAGGCTAGCTGTCTCCtcgtttccagtctttatgctaagatAAGCTAATCAGCTACCTTAGCTTCATATTTTACAGATATGAGAGTCATGTTAATCTTCTCATACAAAAAAGCACATGTCGAGGTATCCCTTCAACAGATTGTAGGAACTTTAAAAGGAGAAATCCAAGTTTAAAGAATATGTGATTATGAAAATTGATTAAATTCTGAAATTCAATCAAAAACCTCATTCATTCACTTTTCGAAGATAGCAAAAAACTTTTTGAACACATCAAATATTTACGAATCACTTATGCTGttgcataaaaatgttcttgcaggaatgaaaacagaaaatattgatttatgtGTGGTACTTTTGGACTGCACAGAGAAAAGTAACCACTCACAGGCTGATGAGCCAGtttgtttgctctgttttgtttgccTCTTGCAACATTTTGTCCTCATTGCTAGGAACAACATAAtctcaaaactgtataaaatcaAGTTCGTAGTGAAAAACAAGAGGAACTCTGATGTGCCTTTTTGGGTAAGATTATGCATTTACGATCTTAGTTTCACAATGCAGTGAGACTACACATAAATGCCTAATAATCTAGATTGAGATTGTCTTGATATCTGTCTCCTATACTTTGTGTTCCTTTGTGCAGTGCTTTAAAGATGAACCTGTTGATGCTCCTGACTTTGGCTGCATTGGCTAAATGCGCCCACTCCTGCCCAGATCTGTGCTCCTGTTCCTTCCCAGCTTCAGGTGCAGAGGTGGTGTGCAGCCAAAGTTCTCTTACACATTTCCCAGCAGATGGTTTACCCTCCAACACAACTCGACTTTCCATCCAATCCACCAAACTCAGCAGTATCACAGCCAGCCATTTGAGTGCTGTGCCCCGTTTAAACTACCTCCAGCTTTATCACAACAACCTGACAAGCCTTCCTTCAGATCTACTGAAGGACGTTCCTCACTTGGACACGTTGGATCTGACAGGAAATCGTCTGATTCATCTTCCTCCAAATGTCTTCGACCATGCCTCACTACGCAGTCTTGTGCTGAAGAATAATCTGATTGGAAAAGCGGATGCTGAGTGGTTTACCGGCAATAGTAGCCTGACCTGGCTAGATTTGTCTGGAAACCGTTTATCGAGTATACCTGCCACTCTGCTTCAAAAGATGCCAAATCTGGATAATCTGGACTTAAGTGACAACAGTCTGCAAGACCTGCATCCTGACGCCCTGAGGAACCTGCACCACCTGGGGACACTGAATCTCGCTGGTAACAATTTCACCTCCCTGAAACCTACAACCTTCATGCACAACCTGAAGCTATCCCAACTGTTTCTGTATGAGAATCAGCTCCGAGAGCTGCCAGTGACCCTCTTCCAGGGTCTCCAACATCTTGAACTTCTGCTGCTAAATGGGAATCAGTTGCAGAATTTCCCCTTAGGGCTGCTGGATGACAAAGAAATCTTTTTCCGGATGATCTTAACAGGTAACCCCTGGAGGTGTGATGAGAAGATGGAGTATCTGTGGAAGTGGCTCACTGTCCATTCtcaaaatgtcatctttttggAGGAGGTGACGTGTGCAGCGCCTGAAGCTCTTAAAAACCGACAAGTTGTCTCTTTAACTGAGAGTGAGCTTGGACTTCAAAAGATTGAAGATTAGTAATGTGGACATCACTAAATAATACGTTTAGGGATTGTTCACTATTTACGAGAGGGGAGGGAGTTGTGCTAATGTCATTGTGTCTTTGTGAAGCCAAAgacatttttctatattttggacaaataaatatctaatctaatctaatctcctgtgtttgtttttgacattcaaGTTAAAGGCATTGCATCTTCAATTGATGCTACCCGGTCATGTATCATAGAGCTGCGACATTTTTCCCCCAGTCACTTGGGAAGGCTCAAGGGAAAAGATTTGCAGCTCTAGGAAGGGTTATGaagaacagggaaaaaaagtcacaccccagccaccccctacTCTGATAAAAAAATTACCATCCCTTAGTTTCTATACTCCACTAAAACGTATATCGACAAATTGTTCACTGTGTCAAAGGCTGAAATAAAACTTGATTATTTTGTTGTCCAGAATGATCTCTCCTTGAGCTCTCCTTTGTTTGGATACTGTCCAGCCCACTGGGTGGCGTAAGACACTCAATACATTTCCAAAGCAATGAGCTGAACAGACAGgtcattaaaaaatcaatttactTAGTAGATCCCGGCCAAAAATGTGCCAAAGCATATCATGATGCTAATATATTCTATAAGTATTGATTTTGATGTGTGAGGCACATAATCTCCAGGTAATTTAAAGCATGGACAAACTAGAATTTTAATCATACTTTGTTCGAGAGAGCATTTGGTACAAAAAGCTGTGATTAAGACAAAAAATGGACACAGAGGTGTCGCAGAATCGCCAGAAATCAAAGCgctcttccctccctccttggTATTTTTTTGGAGACTCTTACGGTGAATTCTTACTCCAACAGATCTGTCTCACTTGGTGTTGGTTGCATCACAGATTGCGGCATTGTTTCAGTCATgcccttttgtttttaatgatgttgAGCATGTGGGAGTGTGTGGGCAGTGCAATGGCTGAGTCTTCCAGCTGACCTCTTCTGGGTGTGTTTAAatatcgctctctctctctgtctttccttaGGTCTCTTGTtcaatgtgtatgtgtgttgataTCCTCTGCACAGTATGCCCACACACTCATGTCATCAAGCCTTGATCACAGTGAGTGCAACccataaatgtaatttattactcttataaaatataatacattgcCTCCTCAGAGGCTCTTACTTATGAAAATTAAACTGTGTTTGTTAAAGCTCCATAAAGAGTAAAGGCAAAACTTCTGGGGTTTGATGTATGTCTTTCATTCTACCTTTCTGAATTGTATCCTGGAGGTTAAAGGTTGAGGAAGTGCTGGTACGATAATTCCCCCAGGATGGAGACATCTGTTTTGGGGAAAGTGAACAAAAGTACTCTCCTCTACCTTAATAACTAATGCTGCTCTTTGGGGCAAGACATTTAATCTCCATCTGCTCCTGCGAATCCCCAAGGCTCTGATTTTTGTAAGTGTGTAGGGGTGGGCAGGTTGTACATTGGATAAATGAGGCTTCCTTCTCCTGATCAGTATGGAGGAATGGAGCCTGCTCGCTCGCTGGCTCGCTGCCCTACTGGCGGCTAATGATGACTGACTGACACTGAAATCTAAAaggtcacacagacacacttgaAATTGACTGTGGCCTTTCTGACTCAGTGTTGTAATAATGGAGACATGATTGTTTTTGAGTGCTACTCATTAGGACATAATTGTACACAAAttacttgacatttttgcaataattaGCTAAAACAAGATTTCTCAGAATTTTCAGTCGATAAACCCAGTAtagtctttgttttcttttatttcaatcATTTAATTGGGTCCCTTTCTGTTCAAAATGGACTGatgtatcaatttttttttagataacttTAGATCAGTGATGTCTGTAGATGATCCTGCCAAAGTTTTGGGATGATAGGCCCTACAGTCTGGGGTGAGTTTACAAAAGTATGATTTcgagaaatttgagaaaaagttgcaaaattttacattttaaaagcaggaGACCTTAGAGCAAAGGTGCAGATAAATTGAGAGATTAATATGGTGAAAGAATTCAGCCTGCTTTGAGAtcattgcaaaaacagacagacagatggatggacaggtGATCTTTGAATTCAAGGacaaatatgaccaaaaaaggagGGACAAGTTAGATATCCCATTTGCTTTGTCAATAAGTCataactccaaaaaaaaaaaaaaaaaaaggcaccctgctttgcaaaattttaaaaatccttaatAAGTGGGTTTAGCATGTACATGTTTAAACTCACAGTTTTTATTAGGACATGTAAGAACAAGTGATGATCCCAGGTGCCACACAGTCAGAGTAGCACTAGATAATTGTCACAGGTGCAGTGATTGAAGTCAGAGTGCACACACTCAGGTCATCCCCAACAAAGCCACAGTATGTTCAAGACCAGTAAATCCATCATAAACAATCAACAACATGCTGTGTTCACATACAGAAACAtccatttgaaataaatatatacaaatacagGGCCTCGCATTAGCATTCACCCTCCTtggtgtttttcctgttttgttcacctgtaatttaaatgtttttattgacatttttctaaTAAACCTACTTGTAATAGTAACAATTggtgaagtgaaatgaaaaagcttgtttttaaaaaaaacaattcaagagaaaaccccaaaaacccaaacaaacaaacagaaaaaaatcaatcaaaaaaaaacaataatgcatGCACATGTAGGTATTCACCCCCTTTGTTAGCCTCTAAATAAGACCTGGTGCTACCAGTAACCTTCAAAAGTCAcataatttgttaaataaagtccACCTGTGTTCAATTTAGGAGTCATGATCttggtgtatatatatatatatatatatatatatatatatactcctGTCCTAAAAGGCTCAAGATAATCAATCATCTAAGTTGTTGCCATAAACTACTGTTTTTAACATAAGACTTGTACGAGGGGTTTTTATATTGCAGCACTGCTATTTTGGCTTaaagatcagatttttttttatgctactGAAAATTAGCCCGCCATCCCTCATAACTGCCTCTATTTTTGATTAAGTGTCACAACACTACAGTTGAAGCAAAAATTACAGGCTGAAGTACAATTAAtcataaacaaagaaaagaaactccCAAGATGAAAGTTTCTCCTCCAACAcatgacgcacacacacatctgttcACTGCAGTGGTGCACCTTTGTTCTTCAACCTTGATATTTCACAGGTCACCTTCTCACGTTCTGTGTGTTTGAGCTCTGGTTGTAATAAGAAAAGAGGTTGTTCGACTCATTAAAAGCTTACCTGAAGGTGGGTGAGAGGAGTCACACTGTGGCTGCCTTCAGAAGCTGGAGGCCATTACTATGCAAGCACTTAACAACAGTGAAACACTCCCACTGAGCCCTTTATCAACCTCCCACGCTTCTTTACTGAGGACTGCTAGTATTATGTTTATGCCTCAAACCTGTGCATGTTACAGACCAGCATGCATTGCAGCTTTCAGCCCTCATCTAGCATGTTTAATCAATTTTAAGCATAAGGtggtgagtggaaaaaaagcaagatcTCATGCATTAACCGGCATTTTCATTTATCACAATCCTACATGCATTTGTTCTG is drawn from Plectropomus leopardus isolate mb chromosome 16, YSFRI_Pleo_2.0, whole genome shotgun sequence and contains these coding sequences:
- the LOC121955574 gene encoding leucine-rich alpha-2-glycoprotein-like, which produces MCLFGALKMNLLMLLTLAALAKCAHSCPDLCSCSFPASGAEVVCSQSSLTHFPADGLPSNTTRLSIQSTKLSSITASHLSAVPRLNYLQLYHNNLTSLPSDLLKDVPHLDTLDLTGNRLIHLPPNVFDHASLRSLVLKNNLIGKADAEWFTGNSSLTWLDLSGNRLSSIPATLLQKMPNLDNLDLSDNSLQDLHPDALRNLHHLGTLNLAGNNFTSLKPTTFMHNLKLSQLFLYENQLRELPVTLFQGLQHLELLLLNGNQLQNFPLGLLDDKEIFFRMILTGNPWRCDEKMEYLWKWLTVHSQNVIFLEEVTCAAPEALKNRQVVSLTESELGLQKIED